A window from Falco naumanni isolate bFalNau1 chromosome 3, bFalNau1.pat, whole genome shotgun sequence encodes these proteins:
- the CAMTA1 gene encoding calmodulin-binding transcription activator 1 isoform X5, whose product MSILERLEQMERRMAEMTGSQQHKQGVGGGSNGNGNGGTQVQCVSGTGTLGSCFESRVVVVCEKMMSRACWAKSKHLIHSKTFRGMTLLHLAAAQGYATLIQTLIKWRTKHADSIDLELEVDPLNVDHFSCTPLMWACALGHMDAAVVLYKWDRRAISIPDSLGRLPLAIARSRGHVKLAECLEQLQRDEQTQLGQTPRIQCPSSTDSNTENWVSQWHSELIASQEPQKGVTVISSTNTELRRPRSEPSSYYSSETQKDYPAPKKHKLSPEYFQARQEKLLSTALSLEQPSIRKQNSSSKQSTTETISPSEGIRDYGRELSQHIPEVTGYRGSGSQAGVKWNPKDIYIGVSAVQVAGSQKGAALGKDTVAHRLRQREQMNVLMMADREMVDAELLSYRDNAGDEDCLHHMDDLQVNMMTLAEHIIEATPDRIKRENFVPMESPLVERTDSAAMSTTMSWLASYLADVDHLPSAAQIRNLYSEPLTPSSNTSLSPAGSPISEIGFEKPSLPSAADWSEFLSASTSEKVENEFAQLTLSDHEQRELYEAAKLVQTVFRKYKGRPLREQQEVAAAVIQRCYRKYKQLTWIALKYALYKKMTQAAILIQSKFRSYYEQKKFQQSRRAAMLIQQYYRSYKECGKRRQNRRAATIVQQKLRSSLLTKKQDQAARKIMRFLRRCRHRVKELKKAKELEDPQQHPVAM is encoded by the exons ATGTCAATATTGGAGCGACTTGAGCAGATGGAGAGGAGAATGGCTGAAATGAcaggctcccagcagcacaaacaAGGAGTAGGAGGCGGGAGCAATGGGAATGGGAACGGAGGAACGCAGGTGCAG TGCGTTTCTGGGACTGGGACACTGGGCAGCTGCTTTGAGAGCCGCGTGGTGGTGGTGTGCGAGAAGATGATGAGTCGTGCTTGCTGGGCAAAGTCCAAACACTTGATCCATTCAAAGACTTTCCGAGGAATGACACTGCTCCACCTAGCCGCTGCCCAGGGCTATGCTACACTGATCCAGACCCTCATCAAATGGCG caccAAACATGCAGACAGCATTGATCTGGAGCTGGAAGTTGACCCTTTGAATGTGGATCATTTCTCCTGCACTCCTTTG ATGTGGGCATGCGCCCTGGGCCACATGGATGCAGCCGTCGTGCTGTACAAGTGGGACCGCCGAGCCATCTCTATTCCTGACTCCCTCGGGAGACTGCCACTGGCCATTGCCCGGTCTCGGGGCCACGTGAAGTTGGCGGAGTGCTTGGAGCAGCTGCAGCGAGATGAGCAAACTCAGCTTGGGCAAACCCCCAGGATTCAGTGCCCCTCGAGCACAGACTCCAACACAGAGAACTGGGTGTCCCAGTGGCACAGTGAGCTTATTGCCTCTCAGGAGCCTCAGAAGGGAGTCACTGTGATTTCCAGTACAAACACAG AGCTGAGACGACCAAGATCAGAACCTTCCAGTTACTACAGTAGTGAGACTCAGAAAGATTACCCTGCACCCAAAAAACATAAGCTGAGCCCTGAATATTTTCAAGCCCGGCAAGAGAAGCTGCTTTCCACTGCGTTGAGCCTGGAACAGCCAAGCATTAGGAAGCAGAACTCCAGCTCCAAGCAATCCACCACTGAGACAATCAGCCCCAGTGAAGGGATCAGGGACTATGGCCGGGAGCTCTCCCAGCACATCCCAGAAGTTACTGGGTACCGAGGCTCTGGCAGCCAAGCAGGTGTCAAATGGAACCCAAAAGACATTTATATTGGTGTGTCTGCAGTGCAGGTGGCAGGGAGCCAGAAGGGAGCTGCCCTGGGGAAGGACACTGTAGCCCATCGGCTACGCCAGCGAGAGCAGATGAACGTGCTGATGATGGCTGACAGGGAGATGGTGGATGCAGAGCTCTTGTCCTATAGGGACAATGCAGGGGATGAGGACTGCTTACACCACATGGATGACTTGCAG gTGAACATGATGACACTTGCAGAGCACATTATTGAAGCTACGCCTGACAGGATCAAGCGGGAGAATTTTGTGCCAATGGAGTCACCACTGGTGGAGAGGACGGACAGTGCTGCCATGAGCACCACGATGAGCTGGCTGGCCAGTTACCTTGCTGATGTCGATCATCTGCCGAGTGCTGCACAGATAAG aaatctgtatAGTGAACCCCTGACCCCTTCTTCGAACACCAGCTTGAGCCCTGCAGGCTCACCAATCAGTGAAATAGGTTTTGAGAAACCCAGCCTTCCCTCAGCAGCAGATTGGTCTGAATTTCTGAGTGCATCCACCAGCGAGAAGGTAGAAAATGAGTTTGCACAGTTAACTCTGTCTGATCATGAGCAGAGAGAACTCTATGAAGCTGCCAAACTCGTCCAGACAGTGTTCAGGAAATACAAG GGTCGTCCTCTCCGGGAACAGCAAGAGGTGGCTGCCGCTGTTATTCAGCGTTGCTACCGAAAATACAAACAG CTTACTTGGATAGCCTTGAAG TATGCACTTTATAAAAAGATGACGCAAGCTGCCATTCTCATCCAGAGCAAATTCCGAAGTTACTATGAGCAGAAAAAATTCCAGCAGAGCCGACGAGCCGCGATGCTGATCCAGCAGTACTATCGCAGCTACAAAGAATGTGGGAAGAGGAGGCAAAACCGTCGGGCAGCCACCATTGTACAACAGAAACTCAG AAGCAGTCTGCTTACCAAGAAGCAGGATCAAGCTGCTCGCAAGATTATGCGGTTTTTACGACGCTGCCGCCACAG agtGAAAGAATTGAAAAAGGCCAAGGAACTTGAAGATCCGCAGCAGCATCCCGTAGCAATGTGA